Genomic window (Streptomyces sp. RerS4):
AACGCTCAGTTGCTCGTTGTTGCCAGCTTCGCCGCGAAACCGAGGAACAGCGCTCCCGCCCCCGTCGTGAGGCCCGCTGACAGCTTCCGGCGGCGGCGGAACTGCGTGGCGAGGTACGTACCGCCGAGAATCAACGCGGTGACGTACGCGATGCTGATGACTTGGTAGACGAGTGCGAGCAGCGCGAACGACAGCCCCGGGTACGCGTACTGGGGATCGACGAACTGCACGAAGAACGAGATGAAGAACAAGATCGCCTTCGGGTTCAGGACGGTGATCACCAACGAGCGCCGGAACAACCTTCCGCCCGCCGAGGGGTCCGGGGTGGCCGCGGCATCCTCTGCGGTCTTCTCGTTGCGGCGTCGCCACATCGCCCACGCCGCCCGGATCATGCCCACCGCGATCCAGCTCAGGTAGCCGGCGCCGACGTACTTCACGATGGCGAACAGCAGCTCGTTGGTCTGCAGCAGCGAAGCGAGCCCAGCAGCCGTCGCCACCATGAGCAGGGTCTCGCCCAGGAACACCCCAGCCGCGGCGCGATAGCCAGCCCTGACCCCGAGCCGTGCGGCGACCGACAGCGTGAACAAAGAACTCGGCCCCGGCAACAGAATGATCAGCAGCGCGCCCAGGGCATAGGTCAGCAGATTCTCCACTCCCAGCATTCCGGCACCCTTCTCTTCGCCCGCCGGGGTCCGGCGGGCGGCCGAGCCCCATGCGGCACGGCTATCCGACGTTGTTTCCCGTGCGCACGTTGTGCGCGCTCACCATCTCATCCACCTCGCCGATGCGCTCCAGGGCATACTTCTCACTGATGTGGGTGAAGTTGTCCGCCCAAAAAGCGCCCAGTTCGTCGATGTCGAGCAAGTCCTGATCACCGAACCTGGCGAACATCTCCTCCCGGTCCTCCCGCGTCACGGTGATTCCTAGAGCAGCCAGGTAGCTGTCGATCTCGGCGCTGCTTTTGAAGAAGTTCGGCCGCTCGTAGTCGACCAGCAGATCCCATGCCGGACTGTTCGGCAACGGAATAAACCGCGAGAACTCAACCGAGGAGAGCTCCACCTCGCCCAGCATCTGCCGGATCCCGGCGATGGTGCGGTCCAGCGTCTCCGGCCGCTCTCCCGGAGCGCCGGCGATGTACGAGGCATGAACCGAGATGCCCGCCTTGTTCAGCATGCGGATGGCTTCGAGATTGGTTTCGCCGGTTGTCTTGTTCTTCCGCTGTGCCTCGAGCATTTCGGGGTCGGCGGCGTCCAGCCCGATGTTGGCACGCGTGACGCC
Coding sequences:
- the leuE gene encoding leucine efflux protein LeuE, translated to MLGVENLLTYALGALLIILLPGPSSLFTLSVAARLGVRAGYRAAAGVFLGETLLMVATAAGLASLLQTNELLFAIVKYVGAGYLSWIAVGMIRAAWAMWRRRNEKTAEDAAATPDPSAGGRLFRRSLVITVLNPKAILFFISFFVQFVDPQYAYPGLSFALLALVYQVISIAYVTALILGGTYLATQFRRRRKLSAGLTTGAGALFLGFAAKLATTSN